The proteins below come from a single Agelaius phoeniceus isolate bAgePho1 chromosome 22, bAgePho1.hap1, whole genome shotgun sequence genomic window:
- the SYNC gene encoding syncoilin yields the protein MCSAEPAALGSRGGRDLMAQPEPPPELPLDEARASPAPQGAAEGAAPHPERPHSPLDPAGNGSKPLHRGSPDSRQELQAASRDPSLEMSTPGAQLGEGAAGAGIPLDVDGDGTGTPLDMDADGTGIPLDMDADGVEIPLDVDEGGTGIPVDEGTAGILLDVDEGGTGIPVDKDTAGIPLDGDEGGTGIPLDEDTAGILLDVDEDGTGIPLDEDTAGILLDVDEDGTEIPLAMDTDRAGIPDDADGAGIQLDMDTEGAGGPLDADTTEHRCLSLEELGNYFQECIEVVEQLERERDRLISELAQLREPALQEIRHAHEEIQAACRLLAKVELERDNLRDEIRQIKQKLFRVTKECVACQYQLESRRHDLSQHAAYQGELQSQAGQLSGELSQLKETCEKEKEVLRQRLEAPPCRQDNLYLQESRRLSLEFESFVAQSRRGLEEHYEPQLLRLLERREAGAKALQEMQGEIQGMKEALRPLQGEVSRLRMQNRSLEEQIVLVKQKRDEEVGQYREQVEELEDRLKELKNGVQLQQRKNQELEELRTSLHRELSIYKSCLEIYGHLCKSEEKAEQDS from the exons ATGTGCAGCGCAGAGCCGGCGGCGCTGGGCTCCAGGGGAGGAAG ggacctgATGGCACAGCCCGAGCCCCCTCCAGAGCTGCCGCTGGATGAAgccagagcatccccagccccgcagggagcagctgaaggagctgctccacaccCAGAACGTCCTCACAGCCCGTTGGACCCAGCAGGGAATGGATCTAAAcccctgcacaggggcagcccagactccaggcaggagctgcaggctgccagcagAGATCCTTCCTTGGAGATGAGCACACCAGGAGCTCAGCTGGGTGAgggtgcagccggggctggGATCCCGCTGGACGTGGATGGAGATGGGACAGGAACCCCGCTGGACATGGATGCAGATGGGACAGGAATCCCACTGGACATGGATGCAGACGGGGTAGAGATTCCACTGGACGTGGATGAAGGTGGGACAGGGATCCCAGTGGATGAGGGTACAGCAGGAATTCTGCTGGATGTGGATGAAGGTGGGACAGGGATCCCAGTGGACAAGGACACAGCAGGAATTCCGCTGGACGGGGATGAAGGTGGGACAGGGATCCCACTGGATGAGGATACAGCAGGAATTCTGCTGGATGTGGATGAAGATGGGACAGGGATCCCACTGGATGAGGATACAGCAGGAATTCTGCTGGATGTGGATGAAGATGGGACAGAGATCCCACTGGCCATGGACACAGACAGGGCAGGGATCCCAGATGATGCAGATGGGGCAGGGATCCAGCTGGACATGGACACAGAGGGAGCAGGCGGCCCTCTGGACGCTGATACCACAGAGCACCGATGCCTGAGCCTGGAAGAGCTGGGGAATTATTTCCAGGAGTGCATCGAGGtggtggagcagctggagagggagagggaccGGCTGATCTCGGAGCTGGCGCAGCTGCGCGAGCCGGCGCTGCAGGAGATCCGCCATGCCCACGAGGAGATCCAGGCTGCCTGCAGGCTGCTGGCCAAggtggagctggagagggacaaCCTGCGCGATGAGATCCGCCAGATCAAGCAGAAACTCTTCAGGGTGACCAAGGAGTGCGTGGCCTGCCAGTACCAGCTGGAGAGCCGCAGGCACGACCTCTCCCAGCACGCCGCCTACCAGGgcgagctgcagagccaggcgGGGCAGCTCTCGGgggagctgtcccagctgaaGGAGACCTgcgagaaggagaaggaagttCTGAGGCAGCGCCTGGAGGCTCCTCCCTGCCGCCAGGACAACCTGTACCTGCAGGAGAGCCGCAGGCTGTCGCTGGAATTCGAGAGCTTCGTGGCCCAGAGCCGGCGGGGGCTGGAGGAGCACTACGAGCCGCAGCTGCTGCGGCTGCTGGAGCGGCGAGAGGCCGGGGCCAAGGCTCTGCAGGAGATGCAGGGGGAGATCCAGGGCATGAAGGAAGCCCTGAGGCCCCTGCAGGGCGAGGTCAGCCGGCTGAGGATGCAGAAccgcagcctggaggagcagatcGTGCTGGTCAAGCAGAAAAGGGACGAGGAGGTCGGGCAGTACCGG gagcaggtggaggagctggaggacaGGCTGAAGGAGCTCAAGAACGGCGTCCAGCTCCAGCAACGCAAGaaccaggagctggaggagctcagGACCAGCCTCCATCGGGAGCTCTCCATCTACAA